The DNA segment TTCTGGCATGATCTGTACCGCTCGCTCCAGCAGAAGCCATTCTTATTGATGGAGAGTACGCCGAGCTTGACGAACTGGCAGCCGATCAGCAAGCTGAAGCAGCCGGGCATGCATAAGCTATCCTCTCTACAGGCGGTTGCCCATGGATCGGATTCCGTTCAATACTTCCAGTGGCGCAAGAGCAGAGGCTCCAGCGAGAAGTTCCACGGTGCAGTCGTAGATCATGTAGGACATGAACATACGAGAGTGTTTAAGGACGTAGCAGATTTAGGTCGTACGCTTGCCGATATTTCGGAAATTGCGGGTACGCCGACTCCGGCGAAGACGGCAATTCTCTTTGACTGGGATAATCGCTGGGCAGTACAGGATGCGCAGGGACCGCGCAATTCGGGCATCCATTATGAGGAGACGGTCATGGCACATCATCGCGCGATTTGGGAACAGGGCGTGCCGACGGATATTATCGGCTCTGAGGATGATTTTGCCGGTTACAAGCTAATTGTGGCCCCGATGTTGTACCTGTGCCGAGAAGAGACAGGCCAGAAGCTGGAGAAGTTTGTCGAGAACGGCGGAACATTGGTAACGACGTATTGGTCGGGGATCGTGAATGAGCATGATCTGTGCCATCTTGGCGGGTTCCCGGGGCCGCTGCGCAAGACGCTTGGCATTTGGGCGGAAGAGATCGAGGGATTGTACGATCATGATCGGAACGGCATAGCAATGGCCGAGGGCAATGAACTAGGCTTTAACGGCAGCTTTGAATCCCATGAAATCTGCGAGTTGATTCATACGGAAGGAGCCGCGGTACTGGCAACTTATACGGACAGCTTCTATGCTGGCAGACCAGCATTAACCTTGAACCGGCTTGGAAAAGGCCGCGCTTATCATATGGCAACGCGCCTGAAGGATGATTTCCTCGGCGAGTTCTACAAGCAGGTTGTAGATGCAGCAGGTGTTGAGCGGGCCATTCATACGGAACTGCCAGCTGGTGTAACCGCCCAGGTTCGAACGGATGGAGAGTCGGATTATGTATTTGTAATGAACTTCAGCGGACAGGAGCAGTGCGTAAAGCTGGATGAGCGCTCTTATATGAACATGGAAACGGGCGATGCTGTTAG comes from the Paenibacillus lentus genome and includes:
- a CDS encoding beta-galactosidase, giving the protein MTKKFPPISNKLPVLMHGADYNPDQWLHDPKVLEEDIRMMKLANCNVMALGMFSWAALEPTEGVFTFEWLDKVLDSFAENGIYAWLSTPSGARPAWMSAKYPEVLRVEANRVRNLHGMRHNHCYTSPVYREKTAIINGKLAERYGNHPAVIGWHISNELGGDCHCDYCQDAFRAWLKEKYGTLEALNFAWWTSFWAHTYTDWSQIESPAPHGENMVHGQNLDWRRFVTDQMTDFCDHEIKSVKTANPDLPATTNMHMTDGLDYRKLAKILDVISWDVYPTWHDYNNDIELGASVSFWHDLYRSLQQKPFLLMESTPSLTNWQPISKLKQPGMHKLSSLQAVAHGSDSVQYFQWRKSRGSSEKFHGAVVDHVGHEHTRVFKDVADLGRTLADISEIAGTPTPAKTAILFDWDNRWAVQDAQGPRNSGIHYEETVMAHHRAIWEQGVPTDIIGSEDDFAGYKLIVAPMLYLCREETGQKLEKFVENGGTLVTTYWSGIVNEHDLCHLGGFPGPLRKTLGIWAEEIEGLYDHDRNGIAMAEGNELGFNGSFESHEICELIHTEGAAVLATYTDSFYAGRPALTLNRLGKGRAYHMATRLKDDFLGEFYKQVVDAAGVERAIHTELPAGVTAQVRTDGESDYVFVMNFSGQEQCVKLDERSYMNMETGDAVSGELALPVHGVVVLKRQA